The Lipingzhangella halophila genome segment TCCGCGCTCAGGTTGGTCTCCAGCGTCAGCAGCAGCTCGCGGCGCCGTTCAGCCTTCTCGCCGGACCACACCTCTTCGAGTAGCTCACGGGCGCGGGCCGGTTCCTGAGCCCGCGCGGCCGCAAGGGCGCGACGCCGCTCAGCATGGGTGCCGTGCTCCCAGACCCCCGCGTCGAACCGGTCGTCGGGGGCACTGTACTCGGTGACGTAGTGCCACTTCGGGTTGAACTGGGCCAGCCACCGGCCCCGCGTCCCGGCGGTGGCGACGATCGCCGGGCGCAGGTCCCGATCGGCGTATCCGGCGTCGAGCATCCGCGGGATCGTGTCCGCGGGGAACCGCATTTCCCGGGCGGCGGCGATGTCCAGCCACTCCGAGAGCAGCCGTTCCCCCATGCCGTTCGTGTCCTGCAACCCGAACCTGGTGTAGTCACCGGCCAGCACGGCATCCAGCCGCCGCGCCGCGGCGTCGGGGACCGCGGGCTTGTCTGCGGGAGCAGGCGGCAGGGGCGTGGCCGTTCCCGGGACGTAGCCGGCACGCTGCTGGACCGTCGCCGCCGCGGCGCGATCCAGCAGCTCCGCGGCGCGCTCGCTCGCGGGTGCGCTCGGAAGTCCCGGAGTCTCCGGTACGGCGCGCCGGTTGACGCCCACCAATGCTGTGGAAACCAGCTGCTGCCACGTGTCGGTGCGCTGCGAATCCCCCTCGGTCACGGGGTCCCACCTTTCGTCTCGGGTCGAGGGTGCCGCGTTCGTTCGCGGTTCGCGCCCGCCGCCCGGGCGGCCGTTGGATGCGGTCGGGTCAACCTCGGCGGCGACGGCCGCCTGCCCTGGTCGTGGCGCAGGGCGCGAGACACGGCGCCGCCGTTGCAGTCACAGCTCACCCGTGTACGGCCGGGACGTCGCCGGGGAGAGCGCGGACCGGCCGGTGCACAACGCCGGGAACCCTCGGGAGCGGGTAGCGGCGTCAGGGGGCCACCGCCTTTTGGCCCTGGCCCCACACGGTCGGCGAGTGCAGGCCCCACGGGGTCCACTCGGCGGACACCGTCACGGGTTCACCACCGCTGACGGCGAGCAGCGTCCACGGCGGGAGTTCGTCGTCGTGCAGGGGGAGTGCGGCACCGTCCGAGTCGACCAGGGACCACTGGGGTTCGCGCGCGACTCGGACACCCGCGAGCACGACGGGCCACGCGTCCAGCCAGGGGTCAACAGCGAGGGCGTCGGCGTAGTGCCGCAGGGCGTCGGCCACAGAGTCGCCTTCGGGAGGGTCAGCCTCGTCGTCGACCTTGCCGTGCGTACTGGCGACGGTGACCCGGTACCCGTTGGGGTAGAAGGCCACCTCGGTGTCGTAGACGGCGCCGGGGCGCAGGGCGGGTGTGGGCGCCTCGTTGGGAGCGGCGAAGGTCAGCGACAGCGCGGTCCGTCCGGTGTCCTCGCCCCGCAACCACAACCGGCGGGTGGTCAGGTTCGCTTCGGCGTCGGCGGCGTCGTGCAGGGCGAGCACCCGCCAGCGGTCGCGCACCCGCTCGCCCGTCTGCAGCACCTCCTCGGTCCTGAGCCCGAAGCCGATGCGTTCCCGGACCGCCGCGCGGGTGCGCTCCGACAGGGTGGGCGCGGTTCGGTAGCCATTGATCAGCAGCCGGAGGAGGGCGAACTCCTGCAGCATGCGGTCGGGCCAGTCGGTCGCGCGGGTAAGGGACGCCAGTTCGGTGACCCGCCCGGCGGCACCGCCCGCCTTGGCGTCCACGAGGCGCTGGCCCATGAGCTTCCAGTGGTCCCGGTTCTTCCGCGGCGCCTCGGACAGACCGGCCTCGACCTGATCGGCGAGCCACAGCTCCAGCTCGTCGAGGCCGGAAGAGACCAGCTCCTCCCGTTCGCGCGCGGTCTTCTCGGCCTGTTTCCTGGCCTCCGGGCTCTGCTCCGCGGATGTCTCGGTCCGTTTTCGCGCCCTGGCGGCCCGGGACTCCAACCACTCCCCGACCCACGCCGGGCCGTCGTCGGGCCCGTCGACCTCGCCGATGGCCCACAGGTACAGCACGGCCAGGGTGTGCTTGCACGGGAACTTCCGGCTGGGGCAGCTGCACCGCGACACCGGTGCCCCCTCGCCGGCCAAGTCCACTGCCGCCTGGTAGGGCTTGGCGCCGCTGCCCTTGCACTCGCCCCACACGGCGGCCACCCCGCCGTCGGGCCCCGCGCGCCAACCGCGCGCCGGCCAGGAGGCGGGCTTGGCGACCTTCAGCGCACCCTTCGTTGAGGACGCATCGGGCGCCAAAGCCCAGACGTCGTCTGCACTCCATCGCTCATTCACAGCGAGAAGCGTAGAAGGGCGGAACGACAAACGCGCCACAGTTCCCGTTCTGCGGAGCATTGGCCGGAAACGGCCACCGCCTCGCGCGGCAACGGCATACGAAGGGCGGGAACCGATGAGTTCCAGCGTTCCGGACGGTCAGTCCTGGTAGGCGGGTAGGGGAAAGCCCCCGGCATTCGCACGGAAAGGCGGGGCTGCCATGGTCGACCCAGTGGCCGAGTTGGACGAGCGCTTCAGTGAGCCGGACGCGGCGCCGCCGCCGTGGTCCGAGGTCGTCCACATACTGTCGAGGTCGGAGATGTTCTGGCTGTCCACTGTCCGGCGTACGGGCCAGCCGCACGTGACCCCGATCCCGGCGATGTGGCTGGACGGCGCGCTGCATTTCTGTACCGGCGCCGAAGAGCAGAAGGCGCGGAACCTGGCGTTCGACGCGCGGTGTGTTCTCACTACCGGTACCAGCGACTTCCGGTCCGGGATAGATGTCGTGGTCGAGGGCACCGCCGCACGCGTCACCGAGGGGGAGCTGCTCCTCCGGCTCGCCGCGATGTGGAAGGCGAAGCTCGACTGGGACTTCGAGGTCGTCAACGAAGGGTTCCAGCACCCCGGAGGGGGCGCTGGGGCGCTCGTGTTCGGCGTCACCCCGGACAAGATTCTCGCCTTCGGTAAGGGACAGCCCTACAGCCAGACGCGATACCGGCTGCCGGCGGGGTGAGCCGGCGGGCGTGGCCGGCGCCGATGATCCCGGCGCCGGCCAGGCCGGCCTCGACAGTCATGTGTCCCTTCTCCCGCTGGGTGGCGGGAGGGCGAGCACCCGCCCCACCCCCTAGGTCTGCCCGTGCCCAACGCCGTGCGACGGGTCCGCCTCGGGCTCCTGGCCGCGTTCCAGTTCGTGCTCCAGCGCATCGAGCTCGGCACCGCCGGC includes the following:
- a CDS encoding SWIM zinc finger family protein, producing MNERWSADDVWALAPDASSTKGALKVAKPASWPARGWRAGPDGGVAAVWGECKGSGAKPYQAAVDLAGEGAPVSRCSCPSRKFPCKHTLAVLYLWAIGEVDGPDDGPAWVGEWLESRAARARKRTETSAEQSPEARKQAEKTAREREELVSSGLDELELWLADQVEAGLSEAPRKNRDHWKLMGQRLVDAKAGGAAGRVTELASLTRATDWPDRMLQEFALLRLLINGYRTAPTLSERTRAAVRERIGFGLRTEEVLQTGERVRDRWRVLALHDAADAEANLTTRRLWLRGEDTGRTALSLTFAAPNEAPTPALRPGAVYDTEVAFYPNGYRVTVASTHGKVDDEADPPEGDSVADALRHYADALAVDPWLDAWPVVLAGVRVAREPQWSLVDSDGAALPLHDDELPPWTLLAVSGGEPVTVSAEWTPWGLHSPTVWGQGQKAVAP
- a CDS encoding pyridoxamine 5'-phosphate oxidase family protein, with protein sequence MVDPVAELDERFSEPDAAPPPWSEVVHILSRSEMFWLSTVRRTGQPHVTPIPAMWLDGALHFCTGAEEQKARNLAFDARCVLTTGTSDFRSGIDVVVEGTAARVTEGELLLRLAAMWKAKLDWDFEVVNEGFQHPGGGAGALVFGVTPDKILAFGKGQPYSQTRYRLPAG